The DNA segment ATGATCTGAACAATCCCTGCAGAAAACGGATATCCCCGCCCGCTGATTCATTTCAACCTTAAAGCATAAAGGCACTCGAACGCACATTCCGTCAAGGGGCTTAAGTGATCCTCTCTGTCATCAGAAACCGTATCAAACACGGGGCTTTCTGGCGCAGAGCCCGACAGAGATCACATCCCTAAGGCCGTGCGTTTGGGGTCTAAAAAACACGCAACAGTGGAGAAAAATCATGGACTTCAGCAAAGGGATCACCCCTTCGGGCGACAGCTTTAAAAACCAAAAATGGACCATTTTGGGCGAGCCTTATTTGCCGCTGCATGTGTCGGACAGCGCGATGCTTATGCATGCGGAATTCAACGTCGATAGCTTCGTGCCGACCCATGTTCACGACACACAGGATGAAATTTTGCACATTCTCGAAGGGGAGATGGAGTTTGAAACCGAAGGCAAGGTGATCAAAGCCGGGGTCGGTGACACCGTGACTTTGCCGATGGGTATTCCGCATTCTCTACACAACCGTTCCGGCGCGTTGGCGCGGGCGTTGGTCGTCGTCTCGCCGGTCGCGCGGATGTACGATTACATGGTCGCCATTGATGGCTTGAGTGATCCGGCCGAAGTCGTCCGCCTTGGGGCAGAGCACGAAATTCGGTTTGTCTGACCTGAGCCAAGTTCAGGTCAACGACCACATGCGCCACCGCTGAGATAGGCGCACCCTCATTTACATCAAAATCAAAATCGGACCCCGAAGCCACTTCGGGGATCAATCCGACGTGTCTCAAAAGACCTCAAACACACCAGGGAACATTAAAAATGACTGTAAAATCTATCATCGAAGCCTTTTGGCAAGGCCATAGCACTCAGGACATCGACGCCCTGAAAACCATCATGTCCAAAGACGTGACATGGACCGTGGTTGGCAAAACATGCCCGATCGCAAAGACCTATTCCGGCTGGGACGGGTTCTTTGGCGAGCTCCTCGGTGGCTTGGGAGACGCCTTTAAACCCGGCACGCTGAACATGGTCGTGAAAGGCCTTTATGCCGACGAAGACGCAGGCGTGGGCTTTTTGCATCTGGCCGAAACGGCGACCTTACACAATGGTCAGATCCTTGATGTCGAATTGGTCGATGTGTTCACCGTGCGCGACGGCAAAATTGTCGAGGTGCGTGAAATCATGGATCTTGCCGCCGTCAACGGCGCCTTTGGTTTTGCGGAGGTGTCGGCATGAGCGCCTATAAAAAAGACATCACCCAAGAGATCATCGCCAAAGTTCACGCCATCGGCCCGATCCTGCGCGACAATGCCGTCGAAACCGACAAAGGCCGCCGTGTCACCCAGGCCTCTCTTGAGGCGCTCGAAACCACTGGCGTTTTTGGGATCAACTCACTGGCGCAAAATGGCGGCTTTGAGGGCGGAGCGCGTATGTTGTTGGATGTCACCAGCACGATCGGCATGTATTGCCCAAGTTCCGCGTGGATTTCAGTGATTTCAAGTGTGTCGGCCCAGCTTGCCATGCGTTTTCCAGACACGGCGTGGAACCGCGTTTACGCCGGTGGAAAACCCGTTCGCATGGCCTCCGTGATTGTCAATTCCGGCAACACAGCCCGACGCGAGGGCGAGGGCTACCGGATCAACGGCGAATGGCCGTGGGGCTCGAACATCCTCAATTCCGAATGGGCCATCGGCGCATTGGATGTGTATGAGGCCGAAGGTGCGGAGCCAACGCCGGGCTATGTCCTGTTGCACAAGGACAGTTTTACCATCAAGGACACATGGTACAGCATCGGGATGCGCGGCACCGGCAGCAACAATTTCATTGCCAAAGATGTCTTGGTTCCGGCGGATCAAATCGCTCCGGCGGGTACGATCCTTGGGCCAGAGTTTGAGATGTCGGGTGAGGCGCATTTCCTCCAGCGGTTGACGCCGGTTTCAATGTTCCCGACCGTGATCATTTCTGGTCCGCTTGGGGGGGCAAAGGCGGCCTTGGACTATGTGATTGCAGCGGCGGGCAAACGCCCCATCACCTATTCCAAATACCATCCGCAAAACACCTCTGGGGCTTTTGTCCAATCCATCGGGGCCGCTAAAGCCAAGATTGACACGGCCGAAATGAGCCTTCAGGCCGCCGCTGATTTGATTGATGCAGCGGCCCTTGGCACCGACCCTTTGTCGATGGCGGATCGCGCCCGTGTGCGCAATTACGGCGCGCATGCCACGGCCAATCTGTGTGAGGTCATGAACGATCTCGCCACGTTGCACGGCACCGCGACCTTTGCCGAGTTCAGCCCCCTGGGTCGTCTGTGGCGCGATGTAAACACCGGCGCGCGCCATGCCATTGCGGCCAGCCCGCTGTGTTATGAGATCGGCGGCGCGAGCCTTCTTGGCGTCTCCCCTCCGACACCTCTCGTCTGAGGGCGGCTCCGTGTCTGATCCATTTGACCTTCACATACAGGGCGGCCCCGCCGCCCTGCCACAAAAAGACCTGTCGCGTGCCGGGGTCACAGGCACCACATGCGGCGGCGTCGAATGTTTTTACGGCATCCGCTATGGGCGCTTGTCCAAACCGGACACACCCCGATCTGCCGTTACCCCCGCATCAGGGCAATTGGATGTGCGCCACCTGACCGAGGTTCCGGTCTTTCCGCAACTCCCCAGCCGCCTTGAGGCCCTCATGGGGCCGGGCATTGGCGAAAATCCACAGTCGGATGAGGCGTTTTATCTCAACGTCTGGACTCCAGAGGGCGGCACTGACCTTCCGGTGATGGTGTTCTTGCACGGCGGCGCTTGGGTGAGTGGCGGCGGCGCGGCACGGTGGTATCGCGGCGCGGCCTTGGCGGCGGAGGGCATGGTGGTTGTGACGTTGAACTACCGCATTGGCCCCAATGGCCATCTCGAAGAGGATGCGGATCAAGACCCCTCTGATCACCGCCCAATGGGGGATATTCTCACTGCATTGCAGTGGGTCAAAGACCATATTTGCGATTTTGGTGGCGATGCCAATCGGATCACTCTGGCCGGACAATCGGCGGGGCATGGTACGCTTGGGCCTTGGCTGGGTGGCCGAAAGCCAAAGGCGTGTTTGATCAGGTTGCGCTTTTGAGCATCCCACAGATCAGCCCTTGGAGTGGGGCGCATCGCAGCGCCTTCACCCGCGATACTGTTGCACGCTGTGAGGAGATGCAGCGTCAAGGAGACCCGCAAGAGGTGGCTTTGTTACGCGCAGGTGCCGAGGTGTTGTCGCATCACACGTCGCCACCCGGTGCAATGGCGCCGATGTATTTGCCGGTTTGGCCCGTGGCGGCGGCGGAGACGCCCCTGCATGTCTCGGCGCTGTATGTGCGGGTGACCGACCATGAGATGTCCGTCTTTTTGCCCCAGTTGGCAGCGGGATCAAAGCAGGATGTCGCACGCCTTTCGACCCTGCGCGCCCAGTCCGATCCGCCAATCCTGTCGCGGGCCTGTGCACAGGGCTGGCCGCAAGACTGGCCACATGGCTGGTCAGAGGACTGGGTCGAGACCGTCACCCGTGCCTCGTGGTTGAGTTTTGGGGCCTTTGCCGAGGCTATTGCCAAGGCGGCGGAGGGGCGCGGTCGCAAAGTGATCCGAAGACAATTCGCAGCACGGAGCGACTTGCCCGGCGTCGGGGCGGCACATTGTTTCGATCTGCCATTCCAATTTGGAAACCCCGCAGATTGGCATGACGCGCCGATGCTCAACGGCTGGTCCTCGCAGGCCTTTGAGGCCCTCAGTCAAGAGATGCGCGCGGACTTGGCCGCCTTTGTTTTGAACACCTCACAACCGTTGAACCGCCGCATTGGGACACCGCTCCCGACCGAATGCCACATCCTTTGAAAGGAGTTCAGATGACTGATATATCCGATATGGCCGACGCGTTTCGCACCGCCTTTCGCAATCACCCGGCTGGGGTCGCGATTTTGACGGCGACGACAGAGACGGGGCCTGTTGCGATGACGGTCAGCTCGCTGATTTCCGTCAGTGCCGCCCCGCCGGTGATCGCCTTTTCTCTGTCCAATCAGTCCGCCACAGCCGCCGCTCTTTTGACGGCCCAGACCGTGGTGATCCATTTTCCGCGCTACGAGGATCTGGATCTGGCCAGCCTGTGTGCTCAGCCGGGGCAAGCCCGTTTTGGTGCGGATCACGATTGGGAAACCCTGCCGACGGGGGAACCACGCTATCGCCAAATTGGCACATGGTTTCGAGGCGAAATTCAAACGCGTCTGCCGCTTGAGGCGGCGACCCTTGTGACCGCACAGCTGCTTGAAGGTGCCTGTGCCGCCGCGACGACACCCCATAGCTCAGAAACGCTGGTTTATCTGGACCGGCGCTGGCGAGGCCTTGGGCAAGAAGGCCGGAAAACCGGCTCACCCCCATAAGCTGGCAGCAAAAGCCAGCATCGTCCAACATATGACCAATAGGGATCTCTCATGAAACACTTCGCACAAACCCTCGTTCTCGGGCATTCACGGCCTGTGCCGCACTGCCAGCACTGGCGGTTGACGTTGCACCGGGTGATTACGCCATGTTGCCGCCTGGCACCAACGTCGGCCTGCTCTACCTCCAGCACTCCCGCGCGACCGAATTGAACTTTGGCGGGGTTGATGTGCCCGCCTCCGAAGTCACCGCCAATGTCGCCGTTTTGCGGGGGCTGCACTACACGCAGATCGGCAATGAGCCGGTTTTGTTTCAAATGGTTTTGCCAATGGGCGGGTTTGACACGGCTCAGATCGGCGGGGCAGCACAACCCACGTCCGAGGGCCTTGGCGACCTGACATTCGGCGCCAGTTATTGGCCCGTCAAACCCTCCAACCCGGACACCGGAACGACGGTCGGCGTCACGGCATTTTTGACCGCGCCAAGCGGATCTTATGAGTTTGGCGAAGTCTCTTTGGGCGGCGGGGCATGGGTGTTCACCCCACAAGTCGCGCTGATTCAAGGGTTGGGCAATGGTGTCTATCTGGATGCCACCGCAGACGTCGCTTTGAGCATGGATCACACAGAAAGCGGCGTGGACGTGTCACGCGATCCCGCCTCTCAGGTTCAGGTCGCCTTTCGCAAACAATTCGGCCAAACCAAATCGCTCTCTGTCGGTTACTCCGGCCAATTTGGTGGCGACATCAACTATGACGGTGTCTATTCGGGCCTGAAAACGCGCCGCGATCAGATCCGCGTCTATGCCAACACCTTCGTAAGCCCGACCGTCCAAGTGCAGGGCATGTTGGCCAAGGACCTCTCTGTGCAAGACGGGTTCAAAAACGACGTCGTCGCGGAAATCCGCTTTCTCAAACTGTTCTGATCGGACCAAAGGCGCGCGGAGTGGTTTTTGCCGCGCGCCGCTGACCGGTTTTGCCGTCCTGCCCCCCAATGGAGACCAAGAATGCTTGGACCTAGCGCACATGTAGACACGTTTTGCCGGGACAATCTTCCGGCACCCGACCATCAGCCCGACTATTTGTTGGACGCTTTCCCCTATCCCGACCACATGAATGCCGCCTATGAGCTCACCGACCGGATGGTCGAAAAGGGCTTTGGCGATCGCATTGCTTTGATCGGCCAAGGCCGCAGTCGCACCTATGCGGAGCTGGCCCAGTGGAGCAGTCAAATCGCCCGCGCCTTGGTCGAAGACTATGGCATCAAACCGGGGCACCGCATTTTGATCCGTTCGGCCAATACGCCCGCGCTTGTGGCCTGTTGGCTTGGCGCGACCAAGGCGGGGGCGGTTGTGATCAACACCATGCCGATGATGCGCAAAAAAGAGTTGATGCAATATTTGGACAAGGCGCAGGTGCGCTTGGCGCTGTGCGACCTGCGGATGTTGGACGAGTTGGAGGCCTGTTTGGGCGCGAGCGCACCTTTGGAGCATATTGTGTCATTTGACGGCACGGCGGGGCTCAATGGGGCTCTTGACCACGTTGCCGCCCGCAAATCGACTGAGCCCTTTTGGGTCAAAACCGGGCGCGATGATGTGGCGCTTTTGGGGTTCACCTCCGGGTCCACCGGCGTGCCCAAGGCGACGATGCATTTTCACCGAGACCTTTTGGTGATCGCGGATGCCTATGCCAAAGAGGTGCTCAATGTGCAGCCCGAAGACATTTTCGTCGGCTCACCCCCTTTGGCGTTCACCTTTGGTCTTGGCGGATTGGCAATCTTTCCGCTGCGCTTTGGGGCCTCGGCGGTCTTGCTTGAACAGGCCGGGCCCGCGCAGTTGATCGAGATCATTGAGCGGCATCAGGCCACGATCTGTTTTACAGCACCCACCGCCTATCGTGCCATGCTTTTGGCGATGGAAGACGGGGCCGACCTGTCCAGTTTGCGCTGCGCGGTTTCTGCCGGAGAAACTTTGCCCCCGCCGGTCTTTGAGGCTTGGGTCAATAAAACGGGCCGCGAAATCCTTGATGGCATTGGCGGAACCGAGTTGCTTCACATCTACATGTCGAACCGATTTGGGTCTGCACAACCCGGCTCCACTGGCACGCCACTTACGGGCTATATTGCAAGAATTGTTGATGATGAAATGAACGAGGTCCCGCGGGGCACGCCCGGTCATTTGGCCGTGAAAGGTCCGGTGGGCTGTCGTTACTTGGATGATGAGCGACAGACAAAATTCGTGCGCGATGGGTGGAATCTCCCCGGCGATATTTTCATCCAAGATGATGCCGGGGTCTTCCACTTTGCCTCGCGCTCAGACGATATGATTGTGTCGTCCGGGTACAACATCGCGGGTCCCGAAGTTGAATCCGCCTTGCTGGCGCACCCGGATGTGTTGGAATGCGGGGTGATTGGTGTCCCCGATGAGGCCCGCGGTGCGATCGTACAGGCGCATGTCGTGCTGCGCGATGGCGTGGCCGCGACTGACAGCACCGCCATGGAATTACAGGAGTTCGTCAAGGCGACCGTTGCGCCCTATAAATACCCACGCTCGGTGGTTTTCACCACGGCTTTGCCAAAAACGGAAAGCGGTAAGATCCAACGCTTTCGTTTGAAACAACGCGCGGACAGTCCGGCCACATAACCGTCAAAGGCGGGTGCAGCGGAAGCGCCCGCCGCGTGCGATCATAGGCCTGCCACACCTGTCCGCCTGATGGACGCCTTGTTGGTGAGCCTGTTTTCCCACGCCGGCGCGACTTATAGTCTCCCGATGACTTAGCGTTGGGAGGAACGCCGTGGAAACGCACAGATTTCCCTTTGCGCGACAGCGCAGGGGATGGATTTTTGCTGCACATAAAAGCTCTAAAGGGCGTGCAGAATGATCAACGGACAACATAAAAAGCACATATCAAACCTCTTCTTGGCGGCCGCCGCATCCTGCTTTCTGTTTGGAGCTGGGGTGACCGTGACCGATGTGGTTTTGCGCGCAGTGGCGGGGCTCAATGTGCCCGCTGCCATTGAATTGACATCCCTGTCCATCGGCTTGGGGGCGTTGCTGTCGATGCCGGTCTGTTACGCGAAACGGACCCATGTGACGGCCAAGCTGTTGTCCGAACTGTCGCCCAACCGGTTCACCCGGCCTTTGGGCGTTGTCGGCAGTATCGCTTCGCTCATTTTTGCCGGGCTGTTGTTTTGGATTTTGGCCGAAAACACCCTGTCCAAACTGGGCTCTCCTGAAACCACTGCTGATTTGGGCGTGCCAGTGCCGATGGCCCTGATGGTGGTGACATTGACCCTTTTGGCCGCTCTTGTCGCCGCCGTCGCGGCGCTCTGGTTCTCCGTGAAAAATGAGAAGGATTGGTGATGAGTGGGATGCTCTTAGGCGGCATGGGGTTCTTTGCCGCGATCGTGATGATCTTTCTCGAAGTGCCTGTGGCTGTGGCCCTTGGTCTTGTCGGTGTGCTTGGATCGGCGATGATCATCGGCTTGCCCGGTGCCATGACGATTGGCGCGACGACGACATGGGACAGTCTGACCAACTACACGCTGACCATGTTGCCGCTGTTTGTGATGATGGGCAATTTGGCCGCGCGCAGTGGCTTGTCCACGAAACTCTATCACTCCATGTCCGTGCTGATCGGCCACCGTCGTGGCGGGCTTGCTCTTGCGACGATTGGCGCGTCGGCGGGATTTGGGATGATCTCGGGATCGTCCTTGGCCACCACCGCGACCATGGGCCGGATCGCCTTGCCGGAGATGAAAGCCGCCGGATATTCGCGCTCGCTTTCCGCCGGGTCGGTGGCCGCAGGAGGGACACTTGGTATTTTGATCCCACCGTCAACGGTGTTGGTGATCTATGCTTTCATCGCCGAACAATCCATTCGGGACCTGCTTTTGGCCACGGCCGGACCGATCTTTTTGGCAGTTCTGCTCTACTGTTTGGCGATTTGGGTGCCGATTTGGATGGGTTGGTCTGTGGCGCCTCAACGGGTGCGGGCCGAAGGGCCAGAGCGGCGCAGCGCGATCAAAGAATTGCTGCCCCCGGTTGGTATTTTTGGCCTGATCATGGGCGGACTTTATTCAGGCGTGTTCACCGCCAATGAAACCGCCGCCATCGGGGCCGCCGTGGTTCTGGCCTATGGATTGCTGGCGCGGCGGTTGTCCTTTGAGGGCTTCATGTCCGCGATCATGGACACGGCGATGACCTGTGGTGCGCTCTATCTGGTGTTGATCGGGGCGAACCTGTTCAACTTTTTCCTTGCCCTCTCTGGCCTGCCCTTTTCCCTCTCTGGCCTGTTTTCCGGCATTTTGGATCAACCGCTTTTGGTGATCTTGTTGATGCTGGCAATCTATCTGGTTTTGGGCACGTTGATGGACAGTCTGGCGATGTTGTTGCTCACCGTGCCGTTGTTTGTGCCCGTGGCGCAGGCGGCAGGAATCGACCTTGTGTGGTTCGGGATTTTCGCCGTGATGGTGGTGGAAATGGGGCTGATTACCCCGCCCGTCGGCATGAATCTTTTTGTCCTTAAAACCGTCGCACCGGACGTCAAGCTCACCGAGCTTTGGAAAGGGGCGGCCCCATTTGTCATCGCTGATTTCATTCGCGTGGGGATCATCATCGCTCTGCCCGCGCTTGTCATCTGGCTGCCCTATCATGCGATCTGATCAGAAAAACGGGAGGAAACTATGATCAAAACTCTACTCAAAGCCACCACTGTGGCGCTGGCCCTAGGTGTCTCTTTTACCGCGTCGATGGCGCAGGCGCGCGAAATGCGTGTGTCGTCTTTTGAGCCGGCACAGGGGTTCTATTCGTCAAAAGTGCTGCAAGCCTGGATCGACGAGGTCAACCCGAAGCTGTCCAAAGGCGCGTCCTTCAAACTCTATCCCGGCTCCATCCTTGGTGCACCGCCAGCACAGGCGGAATTGGTCAAGGCGGGCGTGGCTGATGTGGCGCTGGTCGTGCCGACCTACACGCCGGGTCTGTTTGCGATGACGGGCGTGGTCGAAGTGCCGGGACTTGTTGAAACGTCGGCGCAGGGCACCGAGATCCTCAACACGCTGGCCGAGGACGGCGCATTGAGCGCGGAATATGCCGATTACAAAGTGATCGCTCTGTTCACCACGCCGGGCTACCGCTTTTTCATGACGGACGCTGCTGCCGCCACGCCTGCCGATCTCAACGGTTTGAAACTGCGGACCCCGTCGAAATTTGGTTCGACCCTGTTTGATCTTCTGGGCGCGTCAGGCGTGTCTATTCCGGCACCGCAGGTCTATGAAAACCTCGAACGCGGTGTGGTGTCTGGCGCGGTGTGGGTGATGGATGCGTACCGCACCTTCCGGCTGAACGAAGTGGCTCCCTATATCACCACCGCGCGTTTCACCTCCTCGCCCATGGCCGTTTTGATGAACAAACGCACCTATGAGGGCCTGTCGGACGCGGACAAAGCCGTGCTGGATGAGATGTCCGGGCGTGCCACGGCCGAATGGATTGCTTCCGTCGTCGATCAAACCGATGCCGAGGTCGAAGCGGCGTTTCGGGCGGCGGGTGAAGTCACCTTTGTCGAACTCGATGAGGCAGGCCACGCGGCATGGGATGCGGCATTGGCGGAGGCTCCGGCCAAATGGGTGGCCGAGCAGGCCGATCCGGCAGCAGCCGAAGCTGTGCTGACCCGCGCGCGCGAGGTTTCTGCGCGCTGATCTTCTCTCCGTCTGTCCACACTGCGGACGGGCGGAGATGACACCTCGGGATTGGGCCATTTCGCCTATAAAATGAGGTATTCCTGAACAAATGATGGAGAACACCATGGCAATTATTGCTCTGGGCTATCTCGGTGTGCGCTCTGACAAGCTCGACGACTGGGGAGATTTTGCCGGCAAACTGCTGGGCATGCAAAAGATCGACCGTGGCGGCAAAGCCGTGGCGTTTCGCATGGATGACAAGGTTCAGCGGCTTTTGGTCTCTGACGAACCCGGTGAAACGCTGGCGTTTCTGGGGTTCGAGGTCGCAGCCAAAGAGGATTTGCAAGCCTACGCCGCTCGTCTGGATGCCGCTGGCGTGGCCGTCACGATGGCCACAAAAGAACTCGCGGATCGTCGGTTTGTCGAAGACATGATTTGGTTCAAAGATCCGGGTGGCAACCGGGTTGAGCTGTTTTACAAACCGATGATTGCCACCGATCCGTTTGTGCCGGGGCGTCCGATTGACGGCTTTATGACCGGGCCTTTGGGCATGGGGCACGCCGTGCTGCACGTCAAAGACATCGACGTGATGATGCCGTTTTACCGTGATCTGTTGGACTTTCACGTCTCGGATTACGGGTTGGAACCTTACGGTTTGTACTTTTTTCACCTCAACAATCGCCACCATTCCTTTGCCATGGTCGGCTCGGGGCAGCTTGGCTTTCACCATTTCATGGTCGAATTCCAAAATCTCGATGATCTGGGCCAAGGCTATGATTTGGCGCAGATGGAGGAGGGTCGTGTCGCCTACACACTGGGCCGTCACACCAATGATTACATGACCTCCTACTACGCCCATTCGCCCTCCGGCTTTTTTGTCGAAAACGGCTGGGGCGGGCGGTTGATTGAGCCGGACACATGGGAGCCGCATCAGACCCATGATGGCCCGAGTTTTTGGGGCCATGAACGGCTTTATCTCACCGAAGAAGGTGGGCGCAAACGCCTGCGCGATATGCGTCTGGATGCTGCTGCACGGGGCCGGCGTGCGCCACCCGTGGCCGATTGCCCATGGCTTTTCGGCGAACTGACCAAACAGGGAAAATAACTATGGAACACTATGATGTCGCCATCGTGGGCTATGGCCCTGCGGGCGCAACTTTGGCTCATCTTTTGGGTCAATGCGGGGTAAAAACGCTGGTTTTGGATCGCGAAAGCGCGGCCTATCACCTACCGCGCGCGGTGCATTTTGACGCCGAAGTGATGCGGGTGTTTCAGTGGATCGGCATCGCCGACGAAATGGAACCCAAAACGGCGCTGCATCCGGGGATGCAATTTGTCGATGCTGACGGCAAACTTTTGCTGGATTGGCCGCGCCCACAGGGCGAAGGGCCGCAAGGTTGGCGCTCGAATTTCCGCTTTCACCAGCCCGATCTCGAAGAGGTGCTGCGCACCAGTCTGACCGTCCGCAAAGAGGTCACCATTCGCACCCGCTGCGATGTGTTTAACATTGCGGATCAAGGCGATGTGGTGGAACTGCGGTTCGAAGACATGTCCTGCGGCAAGGTTGAGCGCGTCACCGCAAGCTATGTGGTCGGTTGTGACGGCGCGCGCTCGCTGGTGCGGCGCTATATTGAGACCGGGATGGAGGATTACGGATTTCACGAACGTTGGCTGGTGGTCGATGCGATCCTGAAACAGGACAAGCCCGAGCTCGGCGATCATTCGATCCAATATTGCCGCCCTGATCGTCCCGCCACCTATGTGCGGGTGCCGGGGATGCGGCGGCGGTGGGAAATCACGGTCAAGCCCGATGAGGATACAAATGAGATTTCCAAACCGGAGCGGGTGTGGGCGTTGCTTGTCGATTGGTTGACGCCCGAGGATGCCGATTTGGAGCGCACAGCGGTCTATGTGTTCCACTCTCTCGTTGCGGATGAGTGGCGCAAGGGGCGGCTTTTGTTGGCCGGTGATGCCTGTCACCAAACCCCGCCGTTCATGGGGCAGGGCATGTGTGCGGGCACCCGCGATGTCGCCAATCTGTACTGGAAATTGGCGTTGATTTGTCAGGGTAAAGTCACGGGCAAGGCCGCAGAGGCATTGCTGGACAGCTATGAAAGTGAGCGCAAACCCAATGCCCGCGAGTATATCCAAACCGCCGTGCGGTTGGGCGGGTTGATCAACACTGCGGGCACCGAAGCCGCCCTGCGCGCCGCTTTTCCAGGCGCCGATGGCTCGGCCCGGATGAACAGCATCGCGCCGCCTTTGGGCGAAGGGATCGGCGTTGGCGACCTCGCCGGGCGTTTGTTCGGTCAACCGCGCCTGAGCGACGGGCAGTTGATGGATGATGTGTATCGCCATCAATTCGTTGTCG comes from the Celeribacter baekdonensis genome and includes:
- a CDS encoding cupin domain-containing protein, producing the protein MDFSKGITPSGDSFKNQKWTILGEPYLPLHVSDSAMLMHAEFNVDSFVPTHVHDTQDEILHILEGEMEFETEGKVIKAGVGDTVTLPMGIPHSLHNRSGALARALVVVSPVARMYDYMVAIDGLSDPAEVVRLGAEHEIRFV
- a CDS encoding nuclear transport factor 2 family protein, which produces MTVKSIIEAFWQGHSTQDIDALKTIMSKDVTWTVVGKTCPIAKTYSGWDGFFGELLGGLGDAFKPGTLNMVVKGLYADEDAGVGFLHLAETATLHNGQILDVELVDVFTVRDGKIVEVREIMDLAAVNGAFGFAEVSA
- a CDS encoding acyl-CoA dehydrogenase, with translation MSAYKKDITQEIIAKVHAIGPILRDNAVETDKGRRVTQASLEALETTGVFGINSLAQNGGFEGGARMLLDVTSTIGMYCPSSAWISVISSVSAQLAMRFPDTAWNRVYAGGKPVRMASVIVNSGNTARREGEGYRINGEWPWGSNILNSEWAIGALDVYEAEGAEPTPGYVLLHKDSFTIKDTWYSIGMRGTGSNNFIAKDVLVPADQIAPAGTILGPEFEMSGEAHFLQRLTPVSMFPTVIISGPLGGAKAALDYVIAAAGKRPITYSKYHPQNTSGAFVQSIGAAKAKIDTAEMSLQAAADLIDAAALGTDPLSMADRARVRNYGAHATANLCEVMNDLATLHGTATFAEFSPLGRLWRDVNTGARHAIAASPLCYEIGGASLLGVSPPTPLV
- a CDS encoding carboxylesterase family protein, whose protein sequence is MSDPFDLHIQGGPAALPQKDLSRAGVTGTTCGGVECFYGIRYGRLSKPDTPRSAVTPASGQLDVRHLTEVPVFPQLPSRLEALMGPGIGENPQSDEAFYLNVWTPEGGTDLPVMVFLHGGAWVSGGGAARWYRGAALAAEGMVVVTLNYRIGPNGHLEEDADQDPSDHRPMGDILTALQWVKDHICDFGGDANRITLAGQSAGHGTLGPWLGGRKPKACLIRLRF
- a CDS encoding flavin reductase family protein, which gives rise to MTDISDMADAFRTAFRNHPAGVAILTATTETGPVAMTVSSLISVSAAPPVIAFSLSNQSATAAALLTAQTVVIHFPRYEDLDLASLCAQPGQARFGADHDWETLPTGEPRYRQIGTWFRGEIQTRLPLEAATLVTAQLLEGACAAATTPHSSETLVYLDRRWRGLGQEGRKTGSPP
- a CDS encoding transporter, which encodes MLPPGTNVGLLYLQHSRATELNFGGVDVPASEVTANVAVLRGLHYTQIGNEPVLFQMVLPMGGFDTAQIGGAAQPTSEGLGDLTFGASYWPVKPSNPDTGTTVGVTAFLTAPSGSYEFGEVSLGGGAWVFTPQVALIQGLGNGVYLDATADVALSMDHTESGVDVSRDPASQVQVAFRKQFGQTKSLSVGYSGQFGGDINYDGVYSGLKTRRDQIRVYANTFVSPTVQVQGMLAKDLSVQDGFKNDVVAEIRFLKLF
- a CDS encoding AMP-binding protein, coding for MLGPSAHVDTFCRDNLPAPDHQPDYLLDAFPYPDHMNAAYELTDRMVEKGFGDRIALIGQGRSRTYAELAQWSSQIARALVEDYGIKPGHRILIRSANTPALVACWLGATKAGAVVINTMPMMRKKELMQYLDKAQVRLALCDLRMLDELEACLGASAPLEHIVSFDGTAGLNGALDHVAARKSTEPFWVKTGRDDVALLGFTSGSTGVPKATMHFHRDLLVIADAYAKEVLNVQPEDIFVGSPPLAFTFGLGGLAIFPLRFGASAVLLEQAGPAQLIEIIERHQATICFTAPTAYRAMLLAMEDGADLSSLRCAVSAGETLPPPVFEAWVNKTGREILDGIGGTELLHIYMSNRFGSAQPGSTGTPLTGYIARIVDDEMNEVPRGTPGHLAVKGPVGCRYLDDERQTKFVRDGWNLPGDIFIQDDAGVFHFASRSDDMIVSSGYNIAGPEVESALLAHPDVLECGVIGVPDEARGAIVQAHVVLRDGVAATDSTAMELQEFVKATVAPYKYPRSVVFTTALPKTESGKIQRFRLKQRADSPAT
- a CDS encoding TRAP transporter small permease; translation: MINGQHKKHISNLFLAAAASCFLFGAGVTVTDVVLRAVAGLNVPAAIELTSLSIGLGALLSMPVCYAKRTHVTAKLLSELSPNRFTRPLGVVGSIASLIFAGLLFWILAENTLSKLGSPETTADLGVPVPMALMVVTLTLLAALVAAVAALWFSVKNEKDW
- a CDS encoding TRAP transporter large permease, producing MSGMLLGGMGFFAAIVMIFLEVPVAVALGLVGVLGSAMIIGLPGAMTIGATTTWDSLTNYTLTMLPLFVMMGNLAARSGLSTKLYHSMSVLIGHRRGGLALATIGASAGFGMISGSSLATTATMGRIALPEMKAAGYSRSLSAGSVAAGGTLGILIPPSTVLVIYAFIAEQSIRDLLLATAGPIFLAVLLYCLAIWVPIWMGWSVAPQRVRAEGPERRSAIKELLPPVGIFGLIMGGLYSGVFTANETAAIGAAVVLAYGLLARRLSFEGFMSAIMDTAMTCGALYLVLIGANLFNFFLALSGLPFSLSGLFSGILDQPLLVILLMLAIYLVLGTLMDSLAMLLLTVPLFVPVAQAAGIDLVWFGIFAVMVVEMGLITPPVGMNLFVLKTVAPDVKLTELWKGAAPFVIADFIRVGIIIALPALVIWLPYHAI
- a CDS encoding TRAP transporter substrate-binding protein; translation: MIKTLLKATTVALALGVSFTASMAQAREMRVSSFEPAQGFYSSKVLQAWIDEVNPKLSKGASFKLYPGSILGAPPAQAELVKAGVADVALVVPTYTPGLFAMTGVVEVPGLVETSAQGTEILNTLAEDGALSAEYADYKVIALFTTPGYRFFMTDAAAATPADLNGLKLRTPSKFGSTLFDLLGASGVSIPAPQVYENLERGVVSGAVWVMDAYRTFRLNEVAPYITTARFTSSPMAVLMNKRTYEGLSDADKAVLDEMSGRATAEWIASVVDQTDAEVEAAFRAAGEVTFVELDEAGHAAWDAALAEAPAKWVAEQADPAAAEAVLTRAREVSAR